A section of the Metabacillus endolithicus genome encodes:
- the pgsC gene encoding poly-gamma-glutamate biosynthesis protein PgsC, producing MEISDLYLALIIGSGLSLLFTEKTGIMPAGIIVPGYLALVFDQPVFVLMIFLISIVTYITVNHGVRRFTILYGKRKFAAMMIAGVCFKLIFDAFYPYMPFEIYEFRGIGVIVPGLIANTIERQGAVPTFVTTILLSAVTFGLLLLNQFFLKGVVF from the coding sequence GTGGAAATATCAGATTTATATCTTGCCTTAATTATTGGCAGTGGACTAAGCTTACTTTTTACTGAAAAGACAGGGATTATGCCTGCTGGAATTATTGTGCCAGGTTATCTTGCCCTTGTCTTTGATCAGCCGGTTTTCGTGTTAATGATTTTTTTAATCAGCATTGTAACTTATATAACTGTTAATCATGGTGTTCGCCGTTTTACGATACTTTATGGAAAAAGGAAATTTGCGGCGATGATGATTGCTGGTGTGTGCTTCAAGTTAATTTTTGACGCATTTTATCCTTATATGCCCTTTGAAATTTATGAGTTTAGAGGAATCGGCGTTATTGTCCCAGGCTTAATTGCCAATACCATTGAACGACAGGGAGCTGTTCCTACTTTTGTAACAACGATCTTATTAAGTGCTGTAACATTTGGGCTCCTTCTCTTAAATCAATTCTTTCTTAAGGGTGTTGTTTTTTAA
- a CDS encoding CapA family protein: protein MKGSSLTWRQKLMKWIKQMKKRNTTHVMLITAIIIGVMSFLQIYSLKADYQVTTENDAEFTATFVGDMMFGRYVEKTANMNGYDHLFRYVKPYFEQSDYVSGNLESPIVKGQYEKAEKSIHFRASEEVGQLLKENHFETINLANNHMMDYGENGLRETVKTLEKYQLKSVGAGENLDKASAILYQQIKGRTIATIGASEVLPKNFAADQNTPGILPAAQSLLVPIIQEASQHADMVVVHVHWGDEYVFEPQENQQNLAKAIVDAGADVIIGHHPHVLSSFELYKGSVIFYSLGNFIFDQGWSMTKETAIAQYHVDKKQNHYVEITPAFIKNASPIPLVEENVKKNPLLQLRREMIFSRLTKGVNADHYEIKNGRIFVPVGKGA from the coding sequence ATGAAAGGTTCTTCGTTAACTTGGCGTCAAAAACTTATGAAATGGATTAAGCAGATGAAGAAACGAAACACCACACATGTGATGCTCATAACAGCTATCATTATTGGGGTAATGAGTTTTCTTCAGATCTATTCGTTAAAAGCAGACTATCAAGTTACTACCGAAAATGATGCAGAATTCACAGCAACCTTTGTGGGCGATATGATGTTTGGCAGATATGTTGAAAAAACGGCGAACATGAATGGTTATGACCATTTATTTCGCTACGTAAAGCCTTATTTCGAACAATCTGACTACGTAAGCGGCAACTTAGAAAGTCCAATTGTGAAGGGTCAATATGAAAAAGCAGAAAAAAGTATTCACTTTAGAGCTAGTGAAGAGGTTGGGCAACTTTTAAAAGAGAATCACTTTGAAACTATTAATTTAGCAAATAATCATATGATGGATTACGGTGAAAATGGTCTAAGAGAGACCGTAAAAACTTTAGAAAAATATCAATTAAAATCTGTTGGAGCTGGTGAAAACTTAGATAAAGCGTCCGCTATTCTTTATCAACAAATAAAAGGAAGAACCATTGCAACAATAGGAGCAAGTGAAGTGCTTCCCAAAAACTTCGCTGCAGATCAAAACACCCCAGGCATTCTTCCTGCTGCCCAATCATTATTGGTGCCAATCATACAGGAAGCAAGTCAACATGCAGACATGGTTGTTGTTCATGTTCATTGGGGTGATGAATATGTTTTTGAGCCTCAAGAAAATCAACAGAACCTAGCAAAAGCAATAGTCGACGCCGGAGCTGATGTCATCATAGGTCATCACCCCCATGTGCTATCATCTTTTGAGCTTTATAAAGGTTCCGTTATCTTTTATAGCTTAGGAAATTTCATTTTTGATCAAGGCTGGTCTATGACAAAAGAAACAGCCATCGCACAGTACCATGTCGATAAAAAGCAAAATCATTATGTTGAAATCACACCTGCATTTATCAAAAATGCCTCTCCTATTCCGCTAGTTGAAGAAAACGTAAAGAAAAACCCACTACTCCAACTCCGAAGAGAAATGATTTTTTCTCGTTTAACTAAGGGAGTAAACGCGGATCATTATGAAATAAAGAATGGGCGGATTTTTGTGCCTGTGGGAAAGGGGGCATAG
- a CDS encoding C40 family peptidase: MKITFIRLLIIFIFTLSLGTKASAMTYTENVIKSANHYLGTPYEFGAEYETSQKFDCSSFLSTIFKENGIWIPRTSKEQLLQGNLVVAVQDYEQFSTGFQKNSTGERLQFDSILQDIQRGDIIFFDAKDDGVEEIHHVAMYINEYTLLHATQSYGVNYSHFSEYWKNGIVAVKRFSKDSYEQKQNQIVNDSVMKYATSLIGAQQLPTLADVNETVLTTIDSSFFVQHVYHHSGLSLPRSSEEMLKIGASLPLTEAKGGDLLFFDYDEDGKLDYVGLYVNSDSFLTSFQSKGVHVRELTTSRKDDIVDVKRLYYTGFY, encoded by the coding sequence ATGAAAATAACCTTCATCCGATTATTGATCATTTTCATTTTTACTTTATCTCTAGGTACTAAAGCATCTGCAATGACTTATACAGAGAATGTGATTAAAAGTGCCAATCACTATCTCGGGACACCTTATGAATTTGGGGCGGAATATGAAACCTCACAAAAGTTTGATTGTTCATCTTTTCTTTCGACCATATTCAAAGAAAATGGGATATGGATTCCTCGAACTTCTAAAGAACAGCTATTGCAGGGGAACCTTGTTGTGGCAGTGCAGGACTATGAGCAATTTTCAACAGGATTTCAAAAAAACTCAACAGGAGAAAGGCTTCAGTTTGATTCAATTCTCCAAGATATTCAAAGAGGGGATATCATCTTCTTTGATGCAAAGGACGATGGGGTCGAGGAAATACATCATGTTGCTATGTATATAAATGAATATACTCTGCTGCATGCAACACAGTCATACGGGGTTAATTATTCGCACTTTAGTGAGTATTGGAAGAATGGAATCGTCGCAGTAAAAAGGTTTTCAAAGGATAGTTATGAACAAAAGCAAAATCAAATCGTGAACGATTCTGTTATGAAGTACGCAACATCTCTTATTGGGGCCCAACAGTTGCCTACTCTTGCGGATGTTAACGAAACAGTACTAACTACCATTGATTCCTCATTCTTTGTTCAGCATGTTTATCATCATAGCGGACTTTCCTTACCAAGAAGTAGTGAAGAGATGCTTAAGATCGGGGCCTCGTTGCCTTTGACAGAAGCAAAAGGAGGAGATCTTCTTTTCTTTGATTATGATGAGGATGGAAAACTTGATTATGTTGGATTGTATGTTAATTCAGATTCCTTTCTTACTTCCTTTCAAAGCAAAGGTGTTCACGTTAGAGAGTTAACGACTAGTAGAAAAGATGATATTGTTGATGTGAAAAGACTTTATTATACTGGGTTTTATTAA
- a CDS encoding DUF5667 domain-containing protein, giving the protein MDYKKFKKFMVCGPIASALIFSLITTAALATEGVEDQQDPTVTEETITVGDETSTSEDTTTEENVVENEEAAIDENEENTAAETETIEEEVEKGTATDTETIEEEVEENNVTDTETTEEEIQENEPSLVPGDFFYFVKTMMEKIRLAVTYDDYEEARLLADFAAERIAEANKLIAEGKSEEAEELLNVAIATQEEAADHLAESEEVSGDTTESEEAAVDTTETAENIVEATDTQDAVAEENADESLEETEDEVEVKLANNIDSLAKVLAQVKNPTAQKALMKNIQKSFAKLDKKLAKLEEKAAKFGLEDSEKSEEAEEVVAEEQTEENLADAELPVETNEETVEEEENATEEETTAVQPVSTVTTTSVVEKQPKEEKPAKAKEVTNEKKQETSVKKAENQPKAIEKKQEASMKKEENQKKANEKKQEAQQKEKANENKQKAQNKDANGDKGKDKEE; this is encoded by the coding sequence ATGGATTACAAGAAATTTAAGAAGTTTATGGTTTGCGGTCCAATCGCATCGGCACTTATTTTTTCATTAATCACAACTGCCGCACTAGCAACTGAAGGTGTGGAAGATCAGCAAGATCCAACTGTAACAGAAGAAACAATCACAGTAGGTGACGAAACGTCAACTAGTGAAGATACTACAACAGAAGAAAATGTAGTAGAAAATGAAGAAGCAGCTATAGATGAAAACGAAGAGAATACTGCTGCCGAAACTGAAACAATTGAGGAAGAAGTAGAAAAGGGTACTGCTACCGACACCGAAACAATTGAAGAAGAAGTAGAAGAGAATAATGTTACTGACACTGAAACTACTGAAGAAGAAATTCAAGAAAACGAGCCTTCATTAGTTCCGGGAGATTTCTTCTATTTTGTAAAGACAATGATGGAAAAAATAAGACTTGCCGTAACGTATGATGACTATGAAGAAGCTCGTCTATTAGCAGACTTTGCAGCAGAACGTATCGCAGAAGCTAATAAATTGATAGCTGAAGGTAAAAGTGAGGAAGCGGAAGAACTACTTAATGTAGCTATTGCTACTCAAGAGGAAGCAGCTGATCACCTAGCTGAATCAGAAGAGGTATCGGGCGACACTACAGAATCTGAAGAAGCAGCGGTTGATACAACAGAAACTGCAGAAAACATCGTTGAAGCAACAGATACACAAGATGCAGTGGCAGAAGAAAATGCCGATGAAAGTTTAGAAGAAACTGAAGATGAGGTTGAAGTTAAGCTTGCAAATAACATTGACTCATTAGCAAAAGTGCTAGCTCAAGTGAAAAATCCTACAGCACAAAAGGCATTAATGAAAAATATCCAAAAATCATTTGCTAAACTTGATAAAAAACTAGCAAAGCTTGAGGAAAAGGCGGCTAAGTTCGGTCTTGAAGATAGTGAAAAGAGTGAAGAAGCAGAAGAAGTAGTTGCAGAAGAGCAAACCGAAGAGAACCTTGCTGATGCTGAACTACCAGTAGAAACGAATGAAGAAACGGTAGAAGAAGAAGAGAATGCTACTGAAGAAGAAACAACTGCTGTACAGCCTGTGAGTACTGTCACTACAACATCAGTTGTTGAAAAGCAACCAAAAGAAGAAAAACCTGCTAAAGCAAAAGAAGTAACTAACGAGAAAAAGCAAGAAACTTCAGTGAAAAAAGCAGAAAATCAACCAAAAGCTATCGAGAAAAAGCAAGAAGCTTCAATGAAAAAAGAGGAAAACCAGAAAAAAGCTAATGAGAAAAAGCAAGAAGCTCAACAGAAAGAGAAAGCGAACGAAAATAAGCAAAAAGCTCAAAATAAAGATGCTAATGGCGATAAAGGGAAAGATAAAGAAGAATAG
- a CDS encoding NupC/NupG family nucleoside CNT transporter, translating into MNFLWGIMGIVFILGIAFLFSNNKKAINYRTVLGGLAIQILFAFIVLKWELGQKALNWLSTKIQDITSYTNEGVTFLFGGLIGNEGIGFIFAFQVLTVIIFFSSLISVLYYVGIMQWVVKIIGGGLSKLLGTSKSESMSAAANIFVGQTEAPLVIRPYIAKMTQSELFAVMTGGLASVAGSVLIGYSLMGVPLEYLLAASFMAAPAGLIMAKIMIPETKNAVEAQTAATAESMNSTEDIDDKEDEPANVIDAAARGASDGLGLALNVGAMLLAFIALIALVNGMLGGIGGWFGFESLSLEMILGWVFAPIAFMIGVPWAEALQAGSFIGQKIVLNEFVAYAAFTPEMANLSDKTNIVISFALCGFANFGSLAILLGGLGGLAPSRRPDIAKLGVRCVIAGALASLLSAAIAGMLF; encoded by the coding sequence ATGAATTTTCTTTGGGGAATTATGGGCATTGTTTTTATTTTAGGAATTGCATTTTTATTCTCAAACAATAAGAAAGCAATTAATTATCGTACAGTCTTAGGTGGACTTGCCATTCAAATATTATTTGCTTTTATTGTTTTAAAATGGGAGCTTGGACAAAAAGCGCTTAACTGGTTATCTACGAAGATACAAGATATTACGAGCTACACAAATGAAGGTGTAACGTTCTTATTTGGTGGTTTAATAGGAAATGAAGGGATTGGATTTATTTTTGCCTTTCAAGTTTTGACAGTTATCATTTTCTTTTCTTCGCTAATTTCAGTTCTTTACTATGTTGGCATTATGCAGTGGGTTGTTAAGATCATTGGTGGTGGACTTTCAAAGCTATTAGGAACTAGTAAATCAGAATCAATGTCAGCGGCAGCGAATATTTTTGTTGGACAAACAGAAGCACCATTAGTTATTCGTCCGTATATTGCAAAAATGACACAATCTGAGCTTTTTGCGGTTATGACAGGTGGTCTTGCATCTGTTGCAGGTTCTGTTTTAATTGGATATTCACTAATGGGTGTACCACTTGAATATCTGTTAGCAGCAAGTTTTATGGCAGCACCTGCAGGCTTAATCATGGCAAAAATCATGATTCCTGAAACAAAAAATGCAGTAGAAGCACAAACTGCGGCAACAGCTGAATCAATGAATTCAACAGAAGATATTGATGATAAAGAGGACGAACCAGCAAACGTAATTGATGCAGCAGCACGCGGGGCATCTGATGGATTAGGTTTAGCTCTTAATGTAGGTGCAATGTTACTAGCATTTATTGCTTTAATTGCACTAGTTAACGGAATGTTAGGTGGAATTGGTGGCTGGTTCGGGTTTGAATCACTTTCTCTAGAAATGATATTAGGTTGGGTTTTTGCTCCAATTGCTTTTATGATCGGTGTACCTTGGGCAGAGGCGCTTCAAGCTGGTAGCTTCATCGGACAAAAAATTGTCTTAAACGAATTTGTAGCATATGCTGCATTTACACCTGAAATGGCTAATTTATCAGATAAAACAAACATTGTTATTAGCTTTGCTTTATGTGGATTTGCAAACTTCGGATCACTTGCTATTCTTCTAGGCGGCTTAGGTGGTCTTGCCCCAAGCAGACGCCCTGACATTGCTAAACTAGGCGTGCGCTGTGTCATCGCCGGAGCATTGGCATCACTACTAAGTGCTGCGATCGCTGGTATGTTGTTCTAG
- a CDS encoding TrmB family transcriptional regulator: protein MLQKFGFSQYESSVYEVLVSSEEPMDATNIVKYSGVPKSKVYEVISRMIEKGMILDSVSENKKYYTALPLSLAIEKLNTEFQKDLKQLENINFQKKSYYDEHVWSLKVDTSIRAQSKQLVQDAKNSIRISTWNEDLEEYLPLLIEKEKQGLDVEVLVVGSIDTPLSNIHALIPASEHQSLEHFRLIIVDEKEVIFAGMEESAWQALKTMSKPFIKIFTEFFYHDLALAKINEKHYDLLMSDPDIKSTLMKLRY, encoded by the coding sequence ATGTTACAGAAGTTTGGTTTTTCACAATATGAAAGTAGTGTTTATGAAGTTCTAGTATCTAGTGAGGAGCCAATGGATGCTACTAACATTGTTAAATATTCAGGTGTTCCAAAATCAAAGGTCTATGAAGTTATATCTCGTATGATTGAAAAAGGGATGATACTAGACTCTGTTTCTGAAAACAAAAAGTATTATACCGCGTTGCCATTATCACTTGCAATCGAAAAATTAAATACAGAATTTCAAAAAGATTTAAAACAGCTAGAAAACATTAATTTTCAAAAAAAGTCATATTATGATGAACATGTTTGGAGTTTGAAGGTTGATACTTCAATTCGGGCACAAAGCAAACAGCTTGTTCAAGATGCGAAGAACTCTATTCGAATTTCAACTTGGAATGAAGATCTTGAAGAGTATTTACCACTATTAATTGAAAAGGAAAAACAAGGACTGGATGTTGAGGTATTAGTAGTCGGCAGCATTGACACACCTCTATCAAATATTCATGCCCTTATTCCAGCATCAGAACACCAGTCACTCGAACACTTTCGCTTAATTATTGTAGATGAAAAAGAAGTGATATTCGCTGGTATGGAAGAGAGTGCCTGGCAGGCCTTAAAAACAATGTCCAAGCCATTTATTAAGATTTTTACAGAATTCTTCTACCATGATCTTGCTCTAGCAAAAATTAATGAAAAGCATTATGATCTGCTAATGAGTGATCCTGATATAAAAAGTACCCTCATGAAATTAAGATACTAA
- a CDS encoding NCS2 family permease, translating to MNDASKLNEHFQLAENKTTFKTEVMAGFTSFFTCAYIILANPLILKDAGIPLGASVIATIVASVIGCLLMALWVNAPIIMIPGMGVNAFFSYTMVQSLGLSVQQGMLVIVLSGLFFFIVSMSSYGHKILESVPTSLKHGITVGIGLFLTFIGLQKGGIIQSSETTMLALGQLNSPVTVSTIVGIIITLILFVRNIKGSLLIGIVVTSVMTIALTDGKHSSIVDFQTSNNNLFQLSELNLLQIPFWIAVFSMTMIVLFENMGLLSGMLPDMKKFPRAYKAVAISTIASGVVGTSPTIASAESAAGISEGGRTGIPAFVAAILFGLSIFAMPLIQLIPGNAVAPVLILIGALMMSSVKDIPFHDLSEGFPAFLIIICIPMTSSIADGLAFGFIVYPIVKIAIGKWKQVSPLIYVISTLFLLNVVASALLLH from the coding sequence ATGAATGATGCTTCAAAATTAAATGAACATTTTCAGCTTGCAGAAAATAAGACCACCTTTAAAACGGAGGTTATGGCAGGTTTTACTTCATTTTTCACATGTGCTTATATCATATTGGCGAATCCTTTAATTTTAAAAGATGCCGGAATTCCTTTAGGTGCTTCTGTCATTGCAACGATTGTGGCCTCCGTTATAGGATGTCTACTAATGGCTTTATGGGTGAATGCCCCAATTATTATGATTCCTGGTATGGGAGTTAACGCCTTTTTTAGCTATACAATGGTTCAATCACTAGGGCTTTCCGTTCAACAAGGGATGTTAGTGATCGTCTTGTCAGGTTTATTTTTCTTTATTGTTAGCATGTCTTCGTATGGACATAAAATACTAGAATCGGTTCCGACTTCATTAAAGCATGGAATTACCGTTGGAATAGGACTATTTCTTACTTTTATAGGCTTACAAAAGGGTGGAATCATCCAATCTAGTGAAACAACCATGTTGGCACTTGGGCAGTTGAATAGTCCAGTGACAGTCTCAACAATTGTAGGAATTATCATCACCTTAATACTATTTGTTCGGAATATTAAAGGTAGTTTATTAATTGGAATTGTTGTGACGAGTGTGATGACAATTGCACTTACTGATGGAAAACATAGTAGTATCGTGGACTTCCAAACATCGAATAACAATTTATTTCAATTAAGCGAATTGAATTTACTACAAATCCCATTTTGGATCGCTGTTTTTTCAATGACGATGATTGTATTATTTGAAAATATGGGGTTACTTAGCGGAATGCTGCCTGATATGAAGAAATTTCCTCGTGCTTACAAAGCGGTTGCGATTTCAACGATTGCTTCAGGAGTAGTTGGGACAAGTCCAACAATCGCTTCTGCTGAAAGTGCAGCAGGAATTTCGGAAGGTGGAAGAACGGGGATACCTGCTTTTGTAGCAGCTATTTTATTTGGATTATCGATCTTTGCCATGCCTTTGATTCAACTAATCCCTGGAAATGCCGTTGCACCTGTGTTGATTTTAATAGGGGCGCTTATGATGTCATCGGTGAAAGACATTCCGTTTCATGATCTTTCAGAGGGATTTCCTGCGTTTTTAATTATCATTTGTATCCCTATGACATCAAGTATTGCCGATGGATTGGCGTTCGGCTTTATTGTGTATCCGATTGTGAAAATCGCTATTGGTAAATGGAAGCAGGTTTCACCTCTGATTTATGTGATTTCAACTCTGTTTCTGTTGAATGTTGTTGCTTCGGCTTTACTTTTGCATTAG
- a CDS encoding purine-nucleoside phosphorylase: protein MKNSERIQETKEYIESKIKLAPTVGLVLGSGLGVLAEEIENAIYINYDEIPHFPVSTVSGHQGRLVIGELKGKQVIAMQGRFHFYEGHSLDAVTYPIKIMKALGVTQLIVTNAAGGIHPNFKPGDLMIINDHINMTSQNPLIGPNEGGVRFPDMSEAYSKSLIQLAKNVANNNNINVVEGVYAGMLGPSYETPAEIKLLSVLGADAVGMSTVPEVIVARHAELEVLGISCISNMAAGISQASLTHEEVMETTENIKAQFLLLVKEIVSEL, encoded by the coding sequence ATGAAAAATAGTGAAAGAATTCAAGAAACAAAGGAATATATCGAATCAAAAATTAAACTTGCCCCTACAGTAGGACTAGTTTTAGGATCTGGACTTGGAGTATTAGCAGAGGAAATTGAGAACGCAATCTATATTAACTATGATGAAATTCCTCATTTTCCTGTTTCAACCGTGTCAGGTCATCAAGGTCGTTTAGTTATCGGAGAATTAAAAGGGAAACAAGTAATCGCCATGCAAGGACGTTTTCATTTTTATGAAGGCCATTCTCTTGATGCTGTTACATATCCAATCAAGATCATGAAAGCTCTTGGTGTTACGCAGCTAATTGTGACAAATGCGGCTGGAGGGATACATCCTAATTTTAAACCAGGTGATTTAATGATCATTAACGATCACATAAATATGACCTCTCAAAATCCGTTAATCGGTCCAAATGAAGGTGGCGTAAGGTTCCCGGATATGTCTGAGGCCTATTCAAAAAGCTTAATACAATTAGCAAAAAATGTGGCAAATAACAATAACATAAACGTTGTAGAAGGTGTTTACGCTGGTATGCTTGGACCTAGCTATGAAACGCCAGCTGAGATCAAACTTTTAAGTGTTTTAGGTGCAGATGCAGTTGGAATGTCAACAGTTCCAGAGGTAATCGTGGCTAGGCACGCGGAGTTAGAGGTGCTCGGTATTTCTTGTATAAGCAATATGGCTGCAGGTATATCTCAGGCTTCTTTAACACATGAAGAGGTCATGGAAACAACGGAGAACATTAAAGCTCAATTTTTATTGTTAGTAAAAGAAATTGTTAGTGAGCTGTAG
- a CDS encoding amidohydrolase family protein, whose translation MKTAYINATFFSFDHDNQVYENGMMMTEDQQITYIGKQLSELADVDQVVDLKGKWVLPGLVNAHSHILMTLLRGSGDDMLLKPWLETKIWPLEQQYTSEIASVSAQLGILEMLKTGTTTFSDMFNPNGIDSDVVMESIMNTGIRGAFSHTIFSMGTPEEQKTNLVEAERFAKIYKTVTDGRFTTMVAPHSPYSCTTDALLESLRIADENELMIHIHVSETEYEILDIEKRFGARPVEYLRKLGIFNQPTVMAHGVVLNDGERDILKEYDVRVAHNPISNLKLGSGIADIVSLLDKDIKVGIATDSAASNNNLDMFEEMRVAALLQKGMYKDATKLPAEKTLALATRIGAEAIGMGHTGSLKVGKKADFITIYPYDKAHLQPVSEAYSHLVNAAKGSDVCDVYIDGKQVVKEGVCLTIDEEKIIAEANRLKRELIS comes from the coding sequence ATGAAAACAGCTTATATTAATGCCACATTCTTTTCTTTTGATCATGATAACCAAGTCTATGAAAATGGCATGATGATGACCGAAGACCAGCAAATTACTTATATAGGTAAGCAGTTATCGGAATTAGCTGATGTTGACCAAGTCGTTGATTTAAAAGGAAAATGGGTGCTTCCAGGTCTGGTTAATGCGCATTCACATATTTTAATGACACTATTACGAGGTAGTGGAGATGATATGCTGCTAAAGCCGTGGTTGGAGACGAAGATATGGCCACTGGAACAACAGTATACATCAGAGATTGCTTCTGTCAGTGCTCAGCTTGGAATTTTAGAAATGTTAAAAACAGGGACGACCACATTCTCCGATATGTTTAACCCGAATGGAATCGATTCTGATGTGGTAATGGAATCCATCATGAATACAGGGATTCGAGGGGCTTTTTCTCATACAATCTTCAGCATGGGCACCCCAGAAGAACAAAAAACAAATTTAGTAGAAGCAGAGCGTTTTGCTAAAATCTACAAAACTGTCACAGATGGAAGGTTTACAACAATGGTTGCACCGCACAGTCCGTATTCCTGTACAACAGATGCTCTACTAGAAAGCCTTAGAATTGCGGATGAAAATGAGTTAATGATCCATATTCACGTGTCAGAAACAGAATATGAAATTTTGGATATAGAAAAACGCTTTGGAGCTCGTCCGGTTGAGTATCTACGCAAATTAGGGATATTTAATCAGCCAACTGTAATGGCACATGGAGTGGTTCTTAATGATGGAGAACGAGACATTTTAAAAGAATATGATGTAAGAGTTGCTCATAATCCAATAAGTAATTTGAAGCTAGGATCAGGGATTGCCGATATTGTTAGTCTTCTAGATAAAGATATCAAAGTGGGAATTGCGACTGATAGTGCGGCTTCCAACAATAACTTGGATATGTTTGAGGAAATGAGAGTGGCTGCTTTGCTGCAAAAAGGAATGTATAAAGACGCAACGAAGCTACCTGCTGAGAAAACATTAGCTTTAGCAACAAGAATCGGGGCAGAAGCGATTGGAATGGGGCATACAGGTTCCTTGAAAGTTGGGAAAAAAGCTGATTTTATCACGATATACCCTTATGACAAAGCCCATTTACAACCAGTTAGTGAGGCATATTCGCATTTAGTAAATGCAGCTAAGGGAAGCGATGTTTGTGATGTTTATATTGACGGCAAACAAGTCGTGAAAGAGGGAGTCTGCTTAACGATTGATGAAGAAAAAATAATAGCAGAAGCAAATCGGTTAAAAAGAGAACTTATTAGCTAA
- a CDS encoding ROK family transcriptional regulator: MIYSLNIGSFEGMKSQNQSTILNLIRLKEPISRAEIAKLTKLTKPTVGALVSELAERNLITEEKSDTAVAGGRKPIMLRINYSAYYVVGVYAAAEVIRVILTTMDGKMVFDYKKDITELPSKEEFIEMIKSSISYVMEETNVEKNLILGIGFAMHGLVDPENGIAIFSPHLHLEDIHLKEILEKEYSIPVIVENDVRALAIGESWFGQGQEISDFICISVGRGIGSGIVINNEIYKSSFNTAGEIGHTIVNINGPRCQCGNHGCLEAYASEIAIIDRAKRKLQEKKDSVMTETELSIPVIFRAAKEGDELAKKILVDSGESLGIATANLINILKPTKIILEGSIFEEGDILLSRVRDMVQKYTIRSSKEEVSIVCSELGKKGMVLGAVALVLREMFKVGGLQ; encoded by the coding sequence ATGATATATAGTCTTAACATAGGAAGCTTCGAAGGGATGAAATCGCAAAATCAATCAACCATCCTGAATTTAATCCGACTAAAAGAACCAATTTCAAGAGCGGAAATCGCAAAGTTAACCAAGTTAACAAAACCAACCGTTGGTGCTCTAGTAAGTGAGTTGGCAGAAAGAAATTTAATTACAGAGGAAAAATCAGATACAGCAGTAGCGGGTGGTAGAAAGCCAATCATGTTACGAATCAACTATTCAGCCTACTACGTTGTTGGTGTCTATGCTGCCGCCGAAGTTATCCGCGTCATTTTAACAACAATGGATGGAAAAATGGTTTTTGATTATAAAAAAGATATAACAGAGTTGCCTTCAAAAGAAGAGTTTATTGAAATGATAAAGTCTAGTATCTCTTATGTAATGGAAGAAACAAATGTAGAAAAAAACCTGATTCTTGGCATTGGTTTTGCTATGCACGGATTAGTTGACCCTGAAAACGGAATCGCTATTTTTTCACCACATTTACACTTAGAAGATATTCACCTTAAAGAAATTCTAGAAAAAGAATACTCCATACCAGTGATCGTAGAAAATGATGTAAGAGCGTTAGCCATCGGAGAAAGCTGGTTCGGTCAAGGACAAGAAATCTCAGACTTTATTTGTATCAGTGTTGGCCGAGGAATTGGTTCGGGAATTGTTATTAATAACGAGATCTATAAAAGCTCGTTTAACACAGCAGGAGAAATCGGGCACACCATCGTCAATATCAATGGACCGCGCTGTCAATGTGGAAACCATGGATGCTTAGAGGCGTACGCTTCAGAAATTGCTATTATAGATCGAGCGAAGAGGAAGCTTCAGGAAAAGAAAGATTCCGTTATGACAGAAACTGAACTTTCAATTCCTGTTATATTCCGCGCAGCCAAAGAAGGCGACGAACTTGCGAAAAAGATCCTTGTAGATTCAGGTGAATCATTAGGGATAGCAACAGCAAACTTGATTAATATATTGAAACCGACAAAAATTATTTTAGAGGGTAGTATTTTTGAAGAAGGAGATATCCTATTATCCCGAGTAAGAGATATGGTCCAAAAATACACCATTAGAAGCTCAAAGGAAGAAGTTTCAATTGTTTGCTCAGAATTAGGAAAAAAAGGGATGGTATTAGGAGCAGTTGCGCTGGTGCTGCGGGAGATGTTTAAGGTTGGTGGGTTGCAGTAG